A part of Myxococcus landrumus genomic DNA contains:
- a CDS encoding MDR family MFS transporter, which translates to MASPAAFPTFTRAQKVFTMLGALLGLLLAALDQTIVATAGPSIQADLGIPASLYPWLTTSYLVASTMMVPVWGKLSDLLGRRAVLGAGITVFLLGSFLCGVSRSTVTLILFRAVQGLGSAALFTGALAVVADLFPPRERGKYQGLFGAMFGLSSVVGPLAGGFITDRLGWHWVFFINLPVGAVALALVLLRMPRLRPEGVTRGKLDLAGAVTLALAVVPLLLALSLGHAREQETQGIGWAWGSWPLLGLFALAAVGIAAFIRVETRAHEPLLDLRLFKQKTFSLGNAAVFVVGAVFLSGVVFLPLFMVNVVGLSATHSGLTLTPLTLGVVAGNVVSGQLVSRLGRYKELMLGSLLLLAVGFAVMGFTLTPQSTQAEVTVKMVLVGLGLGPSIPLYTVAIQNAVSPRQIGVATSAATFFRQLGMTLGVALMGAVFATTLSHEMKTRVAQATVGLPAPLRAELLSATSGSHGEGGPSHTAFEPEAVKARLRTELEGTRPREDVDQALAAVDRADQALKQAYTTAVKAVYRCAILVALLAFLVTLRLPEQPLQRTRPQAAAVRAEDSDPSV; encoded by the coding sequence ATGGCATCGCCCGCCGCGTTCCCCACGTTCACCCGCGCGCAGAAGGTCTTCACGATGCTGGGGGCCCTGCTGGGCCTGCTGCTCGCGGCGCTGGACCAGACGATTGTCGCCACCGCGGGGCCCTCCATCCAGGCGGACCTGGGCATCCCCGCGTCGCTCTATCCGTGGCTGACCACCTCGTACCTCGTCGCCTCGACGATGATGGTGCCCGTCTGGGGGAAGCTCTCGGACCTGCTGGGCCGCCGCGCGGTGCTGGGTGCGGGCATCACCGTCTTCCTCCTCGGCAGCTTCCTGTGTGGCGTGTCGCGCTCGACCGTCACGCTCATCCTCTTCCGCGCGGTGCAGGGCCTGGGCAGCGCGGCCCTGTTCACCGGCGCGCTGGCCGTGGTGGCCGACCTCTTCCCGCCTCGCGAGCGCGGCAAGTATCAGGGCCTCTTCGGCGCGATGTTCGGCCTGTCGAGCGTCGTCGGCCCGCTGGCCGGAGGCTTCATCACGGACCGGCTCGGCTGGCACTGGGTCTTCTTCATCAACCTGCCCGTGGGCGCGGTGGCGCTCGCCCTCGTCCTGCTCCGCATGCCCCGGCTGCGGCCGGAGGGTGTGACGCGCGGCAAGCTCGACCTCGCGGGCGCGGTGACGCTGGCGCTCGCCGTGGTGCCGCTGCTCCTCGCGCTGAGCCTGGGACATGCCCGCGAGCAGGAGACGCAAGGTATCGGCTGGGCGTGGGGCTCCTGGCCCCTCCTGGGGCTGTTCGCCCTCGCGGCGGTGGGCATCGCGGCCTTCATCCGCGTCGAGACTCGCGCCCACGAGCCCCTGCTGGACCTGCGCCTGTTCAAGCAGAAGACCTTCAGCCTGGGCAACGCGGCGGTGTTCGTCGTCGGCGCCGTGTTCCTCTCCGGCGTCGTCTTCCTGCCGCTGTTCATGGTGAACGTCGTGGGCCTGTCCGCCACGCACTCGGGCCTGACGCTGACGCCGCTCACCCTGGGCGTCGTCGCCGGCAACGTCGTCAGCGGGCAGTTGGTGTCCCGCCTGGGGCGCTACAAGGAATTGATGCTGGGCTCGCTGCTGCTCCTCGCCGTGGGCTTCGCGGTGATGGGCTTCACGCTGACGCCCCAGTCCACCCAGGCGGAAGTCACGGTGAAGATGGTCCTCGTGGGCCTGGGCCTGGGCCCGTCGATTCCGCTCTACACCGTGGCCATCCAGAACGCGGTGTCTCCGCGGCAGATTGGCGTGGCCACGTCCGCGGCGACGTTCTTCCGCCAGCTCGGCATGACGTTGGGCGTGGCCTTGATGGGCGCCGTGTTCGCGACCACGCTGTCCCACGAGATGAAGACCCGCGTGGCCCAGGCCACCGTGGGACTCCCCGCTCCCCTCCGCGCCGAGCTGCTGTCCGCCACCTCCGGCTCACACGGAGAAGGCGGCCCGTCACACACGGCCTTCGAGCCCGAGGCCGTCAAGGCACGCCTGCGCACGGAGCTGGAAGGCACGCGGCCTCGCGAGGACGTGGACCAGGCGCTCGCCGCCGTGGACCGCGCGGACCAGGCGCTGAAGCAGGCCTACACCACCGCGGTGAAGGCCGTGTACCGCTGCGCCATCCTCGTCGCGCTGCTCGCGTTCCTCGTCACGCTGCGCCTGCCCGAGCAGCCGCTGCAACGCACCCGGCCTCAGGCGGCGGCGGTGCGCGCGGAGGACTCCGACCCCAGCGTGTAG
- a CDS encoding adenylate/guanylate cyclase domain-containing protein — MTVNARNPRSLRDTSAQDAVGWLVSDARLLPSPAPLLEGVCERLTAWGVPLARASISLFTLHPLLHARSFRWRAGQPAASTEVHPHGLQHLPAFSQSPFKALREGVPVIHRRLELPLASDDYPMFQGLREEGLTEYLALPVCFSDGSRHAVSWSTSEPGGFTDVQRALLHELHPLLELVLEVIARKDMTGVLLDTYLGRDTGRRILQGQIRRGDGETTSAVICLSDLRSFTALSDALPRDALLELLNAYFETMVSAFHAHGAEVLKFMGDAVLAIFRIDEASPVEERCIAAARTIREAVAATARDNASRREQGLTPYEFGASLHVGDVMYGNIGASDRLDFTVIGPAVNLASRIAGLCAGLNEPVLLSESFVSHYRGGVKDLGRHPLKGVPHPMRIYTLGSESSARTAAA; from the coding sequence GTGACTGTGAATGCTCGAAACCCTCGGAGTCTCCGCGACACCTCCGCCCAAGACGCGGTGGGCTGGCTCGTGTCGGACGCGAGGCTCCTGCCGAGCCCCGCTCCCTTGCTGGAAGGGGTGTGTGAGCGATTGACCGCGTGGGGTGTCCCCCTCGCGCGCGCCTCCATCTCCCTGTTCACCCTGCACCCGCTCCTGCACGCCCGGAGCTTCCGCTGGCGCGCGGGCCAACCCGCCGCCTCCACCGAGGTGCATCCTCACGGGCTCCAGCACCTGCCCGCCTTCTCGCAGAGCCCCTTCAAGGCGCTGCGCGAGGGGGTGCCCGTCATCCATCGCCGGCTGGAGCTGCCGCTCGCCTCGGACGACTACCCGATGTTCCAGGGGCTGCGCGAAGAGGGGCTCACCGAGTATCTGGCGTTGCCCGTGTGCTTCAGCGACGGCTCGCGCCACGCCGTCTCCTGGTCCACCTCCGAGCCCGGGGGCTTCACCGACGTGCAGCGCGCGTTGCTGCATGAGCTGCATCCGCTGCTGGAGCTCGTGCTGGAGGTCATCGCGCGCAAGGACATGACGGGCGTGCTGCTCGACACGTACCTGGGCCGGGACACGGGCCGGCGCATCCTCCAGGGGCAGATTCGCCGAGGGGACGGAGAGACGACCTCCGCCGTCATCTGCCTGAGTGACTTGCGCAGCTTCACCGCGCTGTCGGACGCGCTGCCTCGCGACGCGCTGCTGGAATTGCTCAACGCCTACTTCGAGACGATGGTCAGCGCGTTCCATGCGCACGGCGCGGAGGTGCTCAAGTTCATGGGCGACGCGGTGCTCGCCATCTTCCGCATCGACGAGGCGTCGCCCGTGGAGGAGCGGTGCATCGCCGCCGCGCGCACCATCCGCGAGGCCGTGGCCGCCACCGCGCGCGACAATGCCTCGCGCCGTGAGCAGGGCCTCACGCCCTACGAGTTCGGCGCGTCGCTGCACGTGGGTGATGTCATGTACGGGAACATCGGCGCCTCGGACCGGCTCGACTTCACCGTGATTGGTCCGGCCGTGAACCTGGCCAGCCGCATCGCGGGCCTGTGCGCGGGCCTCAACGAGCCCGTGCTGCTGTCCGAGTCCTTCGTCTCCCACTACCGGGGCGGCGTGAAGGACCTGGGGCGCCATCCCCTCAAGGGGGTGCCGCACCCCATGCGCATCTACACGCTGGGGTCGGAGTCCTCCGCGCGCACCGCCGCCGCCTGA
- a CDS encoding M20/M25/M40 family metallo-hydrolase translates to MPVSSLLVSSSLALQLVSGASPAAAKPASAPPVSPVKAYMPPLATAEKLVGPALTEGRAYARLAELTDGIGPRLSGSEGAAAAVQWALRSFKADGVKAWTEPVKVPRWVRGEERGEVLASPLTRGHPLHLLALGGSPPTAPEGLTAEVVEVTSLEQLAALGESVKGKIVFFNHTMSVPADYGRFAGLRGRGPAVAAKAGAAGALVRSLATASLRTPHTGSTRFEDAGPRIPAASVTTEDAELLHRLLAKGEVRVKLVLGGAELPDADSHNVVAEIRGREKPQEIVLISAHLDSWDVGTGAHDDGAGVVMVMEAARLIAKLPQAPRRTVRVVLYMNEENGLAGGRAYAEAHAAEIPRHVAAMEMDSGGGRPVGVSLRAGAGGQALLQPWMSPLVALGAAAFSSREAGGADISPLMPARVPFFGVEVDASRYFDVHHTHADTLDKVDPQDLARSTAATAWVTYAMAESPDTLARPEAPAAMPVAAPPKAATGH, encoded by the coding sequence TTGCCTGTCTCCTCGCTCCTCGTGTCGTCGTCGCTCGCGCTCCAGCTCGTGTCGGGGGCCTCGCCCGCCGCGGCGAAGCCCGCGTCCGCTCCACCCGTGTCGCCGGTGAAGGCTTACATGCCCCCCCTGGCCACGGCGGAGAAGCTGGTGGGGCCCGCGCTGACGGAAGGGCGTGCCTATGCGCGGCTGGCGGAGCTGACGGATGGGATTGGCCCGCGCCTGTCTGGCTCCGAGGGCGCCGCGGCGGCGGTGCAGTGGGCGCTGCGAAGCTTCAAGGCGGATGGGGTGAAGGCGTGGACGGAGCCCGTCAAGGTGCCGCGCTGGGTCCGGGGCGAGGAGCGCGGCGAGGTGCTCGCGTCCCCGCTCACGCGAGGCCATCCGCTGCACCTGCTGGCGCTGGGGGGCAGTCCTCCCACCGCGCCGGAGGGGCTCACCGCGGAGGTGGTGGAGGTGACGTCGCTGGAGCAGTTGGCGGCGCTGGGTGAGTCGGTGAAGGGAAAGATTGTCTTCTTCAACCACACCATGTCGGTGCCCGCCGACTACGGCCGCTTCGCGGGTCTGCGAGGCCGAGGCCCCGCGGTGGCGGCGAAGGCGGGCGCGGCGGGGGCGCTGGTGCGCTCGCTGGCCACCGCGTCCCTGCGCACGCCGCACACGGGGTCCACGCGCTTCGAAGACGCGGGCCCGCGCATCCCGGCCGCGTCCGTCACGACGGAGGACGCGGAGCTGCTGCACCGCCTGCTCGCGAAGGGGGAGGTGCGCGTGAAGCTGGTGCTGGGGGGCGCGGAGCTGCCGGACGCGGACTCGCACAACGTCGTCGCGGAGATTCGCGGGCGGGAGAAGCCGCAGGAAATCGTGCTCATCAGCGCGCACCTGGACTCGTGGGACGTGGGCACCGGCGCGCATGACGACGGCGCGGGCGTGGTGATGGTGATGGAGGCCGCGCGCCTCATCGCGAAGCTGCCGCAGGCGCCTCGGCGCACGGTGCGCGTGGTGCTCTACATGAACGAGGAGAACGGGCTCGCCGGTGGACGGGCCTACGCGGAGGCGCACGCGGCGGAGATTCCGCGGCATGTGGCGGCCATGGAGATGGACTCGGGCGGTGGGCGTCCGGTGGGCGTGAGCCTGCGCGCGGGCGCGGGTGGCCAGGCGCTGCTCCAGCCGTGGATGTCGCCGCTGGTGGCGCTGGGCGCGGCGGCGTTCTCCTCGCGCGAGGCGGGTGGGGCGGACATCAGCCCCCTGATGCCGGCGCGGGTCCCCTTCTTCGGCGTGGAGGTGGACGCCAGCCGCTACTTCGACGTGCACCACACACACGCGGATACGTTGGACAAGGTGGACCCACAGGACCTGGCGCGCAGCACCGCCGCCACGGCGTGGGTGACGTACGCGATGGCCGAGTCGCCTGACACGCTGGCCCGTCCGGAGGCTCCCGCCGCGATGCCCGTGGCCGCGCCGCCGAAGGCCGCGACGGGGCACTGA
- a CDS encoding hybrid sensor histidine kinase/response regulator, with the protein MEQWAHRFFELSTELFVVLGAQGRILEANPAWTVTMGWSPTELRLGGYRGFVHPEDLESMEARLELLAQTPGTTRFSCRWRRRDGTWAWLVWSAASAAEGGPLYCTVRRLESPPELERVQRVQGTDTNEAVPSWALSDGLPLGLYVVEVASGTVLYANHRFCQLWGIEPLEGAIRKGQVSHEDVVDHCLHSGDAANFLRLSPCAGLDGVPLHGDEAVLASGRTLRRLCSTMGASGDASRYRLFAFEDVTERKRTEEALHRSEQSFRKLIETAPEAIFVHREQRFIYVNPTLLRALRYEHAGELIGRPIWTIVHPDDLDVVRQRVHAVVALGEFAPLREIRYMRRDGTWFDAESAGLPVDFDGERAVVVMARDITERKRMQAQLLQSDRMVLAGTLAAGVGHEINNPLTYVMANLESSMETMHRLGGELGRMLPDGALAPNWSLTLKDTVELLKEAHEGATRVRNIVRDLKYISRQDEERRELLDVRESLEFSLKLASSELKPRAQVIKRYEDVPAVHADASRLGQVFLNLVVNAAQAIPEGDPNNHHVTLWVRPGTDGGVAVDVSDTGSGMPSNVLARIFDPFFTTKAVGAGTGLGLSICHGIIRGLGGEITVRSEPGRGTTFTVRLPPAPADAVPREAPPLPAPSSERSGRLLVIDDEPAVGRSLARIIGKRHQVTVVGSGEEALTKLNSGGPFDAIFCDLMMPGITGMDVYEKVREREPGLSLRFIFITGGSYTTRARQFLERIPNPRIEKPFDAQMIQQLVGEVLATET; encoded by the coding sequence ATGGAGCAGTGGGCTCATCGCTTCTTCGAGCTCTCCACCGAATTGTTCGTGGTGCTGGGCGCGCAGGGGCGGATTCTCGAAGCCAACCCAGCGTGGACCGTGACGATGGGCTGGTCTCCGACGGAGCTTCGCCTGGGGGGTTACCGGGGCTTCGTGCACCCCGAGGACCTGGAGTCCATGGAGGCGCGGCTGGAGCTGCTGGCCCAGACACCGGGCACCACGCGCTTCTCCTGCCGGTGGCGCCGACGGGATGGGACGTGGGCTTGGCTCGTCTGGAGCGCGGCCAGCGCCGCGGAAGGTGGGCCGCTGTACTGCACGGTGCGGAGGCTGGAGTCACCGCCTGAGCTCGAGCGCGTCCAGCGGGTCCAGGGCACCGACACGAACGAGGCCGTGCCTTCCTGGGCGCTGAGCGACGGGCTGCCCCTGGGCCTCTACGTGGTGGAGGTGGCGAGCGGCACGGTGCTCTACGCGAACCACCGCTTCTGCCAGCTCTGGGGCATCGAGCCCCTGGAGGGCGCCATCCGCAAGGGGCAGGTCTCCCACGAGGACGTGGTGGACCACTGCCTGCACTCGGGCGACGCGGCCAACTTCCTGCGCTTGAGTCCCTGTGCGGGGTTGGACGGGGTGCCGCTGCACGGAGACGAGGCGGTGCTCGCCAGTGGGCGCACACTGCGCAGGCTGTGCTCGACGATGGGGGCCAGCGGGGATGCGTCGCGCTACCGGCTGTTCGCCTTCGAGGACGTCACCGAGCGCAAGCGCACGGAGGAGGCGCTGCACCGCTCCGAGCAGAGCTTCCGCAAGCTCATCGAGACGGCGCCCGAGGCCATCTTCGTCCACCGCGAGCAGCGCTTCATCTACGTCAACCCCACGCTCCTGCGCGCGCTGCGGTACGAGCACGCCGGTGAGCTGATCGGCCGGCCCATCTGGACCATCGTCCATCCGGATGACCTGGACGTGGTGCGGCAGCGCGTCCACGCGGTGGTGGCCCTGGGGGAGTTCGCCCCGCTGCGCGAGATTCGCTACATGCGCCGCGACGGCACCTGGTTCGACGCGGAGAGCGCGGGCCTGCCGGTGGACTTCGACGGCGAGCGCGCGGTGGTGGTGATGGCGCGCGACATCACCGAGCGCAAGCGCATGCAGGCCCAGCTCCTCCAGTCGGACCGGATGGTGCTCGCGGGCACGCTCGCGGCGGGCGTGGGCCATGAAATCAACAACCCGCTCACCTACGTCATGGCCAACCTGGAGTCCTCCATGGAGACCATGCACCGGCTGGGCGGAGAGCTGGGGCGGATGCTGCCCGACGGTGCGCTCGCGCCGAACTGGTCGCTCACGCTGAAGGACACGGTGGAGCTGCTCAAGGAGGCGCACGAGGGCGCCACGCGCGTGCGCAACATCGTGCGGGACTTGAAGTACATCTCCCGCCAGGACGAGGAGCGGCGGGAGCTGCTCGACGTGCGCGAGTCGCTGGAGTTCTCGCTCAAGCTGGCCTCCAGCGAGCTCAAGCCCCGCGCCCAGGTCATCAAGCGCTACGAGGACGTCCCGGCCGTCCACGCGGACGCGTCCCGGCTGGGCCAGGTGTTCCTCAACCTGGTGGTGAACGCCGCGCAGGCCATCCCCGAGGGGGACCCGAACAACCACCACGTGACGCTGTGGGTGCGCCCCGGGACGGACGGCGGCGTGGCGGTGGACGTCAGCGACACCGGCTCCGGCATGCCGTCCAACGTGCTGGCGCGCATCTTCGACCCGTTCTTCACCACCAAGGCGGTGGGCGCGGGCACGGGCCTGGGGTTGTCCATCTGCCACGGCATCATCCGGGGGCTGGGCGGTGAAATCACCGTGCGCAGCGAGCCGGGGCGCGGGACGACCTTCACCGTGCGGCTGCCTCCGGCGCCCGCGGACGCGGTGCCTCGCGAGGCGCCGCCCCTGCCCGCGCCGTCCTCCGAGCGCAGCGGGCGCCTGCTCGTGATTGACGACGAGCCCGCGGTGGGACGCTCGCTGGCGCGCATCATCGGCAAGCGGCACCAGGTGACGGTGGTGGGCAGTGGCGAGGAGGCGCTGACGAAGCTGAACTCCGGCGGCCCCTTCGACGCCATCTTCTGCGACCTGATGATGCCGGGCATCACCGGCATGGACGTCTACGAGAAGGTGCGCGAGCGGGAGCCCGGCTTGAGCCTGCGCTTCATCTTCATCACGGGCGGCTCATACACCACGCGGGCCCGGCAGTTCCTGGAGCGCATTCCCAACCCGCGCATCGAGAAGCCCTTCGATGCGCAGATGATTCAACAACTGGTCGGCGAAGTCCTGGCGACCGAGACCTGA
- a CDS encoding amidohydrolase family protein, with protein MIGDGFVIDAVTHAYNLHPSNWRAGKYAESLAQLIFGLHCGLSGETHRVLQPERFMKDWSVDELAHILFVESDIDLAVHHVLPLQTLYTDGLCSYEKTVDIKKRYPDRFLVYAGVDPLRGTAALDDLDRQAEELKPSGLKLYPAAWLGDSFRHTGWRMDDPRIAFPLFERAQKLGIKNIAVHKGLPMGAVPLEAYKVDDIGGAADAFPDLNFEIVHGGMAFLDETGMQLSLFPNVYVNLEVTGALLVKRERWFAESLAALLKWAGPSKIMWGSGTVFSHPQPALHKFWHDFQLPEELTQVCGMQVTPEVKRMILCDNYARYAGVDVEAVKKRIANDEFARKKAKGNIQPYSFQESRP; from the coding sequence GTGATTGGAGATGGCTTTGTCATCGACGCGGTGACTCACGCGTACAACCTGCACCCGTCCAACTGGCGCGCGGGGAAGTACGCCGAGTCCCTGGCTCAGCTCATCTTCGGCCTGCACTGCGGACTGTCCGGCGAGACGCACCGCGTGCTCCAGCCGGAGCGGTTCATGAAGGACTGGTCCGTGGACGAGCTGGCCCACATCCTCTTCGTCGAGAGCGACATCGACCTGGCGGTGCACCACGTGCTGCCGCTCCAGACGCTCTACACGGACGGGCTCTGCTCGTACGAGAAGACGGTGGACATCAAGAAGCGCTATCCGGACCGCTTCCTCGTCTACGCGGGCGTGGATCCGCTGCGTGGCACGGCGGCGCTGGATGACCTGGACCGGCAGGCGGAGGAGCTCAAGCCCTCCGGCCTGAAGCTCTACCCGGCCGCGTGGCTGGGGGACTCCTTCCGTCACACCGGCTGGCGGATGGATGACCCGCGCATCGCCTTCCCGCTGTTCGAGCGCGCCCAGAAGCTGGGCATCAAGAACATCGCGGTGCACAAGGGCCTGCCCATGGGCGCGGTGCCGCTGGAGGCCTACAAGGTCGACGACATCGGCGGCGCGGCGGATGCGTTCCCGGACCTGAACTTCGAAATCGTCCACGGCGGCATGGCCTTCCTGGACGAGACGGGCATGCAGCTCTCCCTGTTCCCCAACGTGTACGTCAACCTGGAGGTGACGGGCGCGCTGTTGGTGAAGCGCGAGCGCTGGTTCGCCGAGTCGCTCGCCGCGCTGCTCAAGTGGGCGGGCCCGTCGAAAATCATGTGGGGCTCCGGCACGGTGTTCAGCCACCCGCAGCCCGCGCTGCACAAGTTCTGGCACGACTTCCAGCTCCCCGAGGAGCTGACGCAGGTGTGCGGCATGCAGGTGACGCCGGAGGTGAAGCGGATGATTCTCTGCGACAACTACGCGCGCTACGCCGGCGTGGACGTGGAGGCGGTGAAGAAGCGCATCGCCAACGACGAGTTCGCGCGCAAGAAGGCGAAGGGCAACATCCAGCCCTACAGCTTCCAGGAGTCCCGCCCGTGA
- a CDS encoding metal-sulfur cluster assembly factor, whose amino-acid sequence MTESAIRERIQSIPDPCSLATGVPLGIGEMGLIESVVNLEGKVTVRLHITSPMCMMAAYFMREVEQRLQGQEGVESVHVEFDHDLKWTPQDIQPEARERLASRRITMLGGRLLPRADASVSGG is encoded by the coding sequence ATGACGGAGAGCGCGATTCGCGAGCGCATCCAGTCGATTCCCGACCCGTGCAGCCTGGCCACGGGCGTACCGCTGGGCATCGGCGAGATGGGGCTCATCGAGAGCGTGGTGAACCTCGAGGGCAAGGTGACGGTGCGCCTGCACATCACCTCGCCCATGTGCATGATGGCCGCGTACTTCATGCGCGAAGTCGAGCAGCGCCTCCAGGGCCAGGAGGGCGTCGAGTCCGTGCACGTCGAGTTCGACCACGACCTGAAGTGGACGCCGCAGGACATCCAGCCGGAGGCCCGTGAGCGCCTGGCCTCGCGCCGCATCACCATGCTGGGTGGGCGGCTGTTGCCTCGCGCGGATGCCTCGGTGAGTGGCGGCTGA